The nucleotide sequence CTGGGGCGAGGAGGCAGCCGGGGCCAGGAAGGTGGAAGTGGCAGCCCTGGTTCCCATCTGGTCTCAGGCTTTGATGCCTCAGACCTCTGTCCTGGGGTGGTGTCCTGACACCAATTTGCGATTGTTCTCTCCCtaccttttctcctttccccagcTAGGGTGTGAGGCACGTCTGTGGCCTTGGCTTGCCCACGGTTGGGTTGCTCTTGTGTGCGGCTGGCCACCCTCAGCTCTGGGATCTGGTGTTTGGCTTCTCCTTCCTGGAGGGCCCCCCACCCTGCCTTTCCTAGCATCTGGCTCTGCTGCCCCCTTGGGTGTGGCCCAGCTGAGGCGAGGCCTCCTGGCTCCTTTCCAGCAGTGGGTGGGGGATGATTGATGGCCCCCAAGTCTGCCTGTGCTCTCTGTTCACTCGTGCGCCCTGGCGGAGGCCCCTCCTCTTTCCCAGCCGTGGTCGCCATCTGGGGCTCTGGTATGGTGGTGGGCGACTGGCCTCCACCCTCTGTGGCGTGGCTCTCGGCCTGCTGGGGGCCCTAGGCCAGGCAGGGCCGGAGGCGGCTGGGCGCCCTGGGCCGGGGGCCTCTGACCGGCACTCCCCGTCTCTCCTCAGGCCCACCCCCGGGGCAGCTGCCGGCCATGCCCGCCGTCGGCCTCCTCTTGCTGTTCCTCCTTGCCGTGGGGCGGGCCCTGGGTGGCAGCACGCCCTTCCCTGCCTTCTCAGTGACGGACACCTCGCTCACCCATCTGGCCGTGCACCGGGTGACCGGGGAGGTGTTTGTGGGTGCGGTGAATCGCGTCTTCAAGCTGGCCCCCAACCTGACCGAGCTGCGGGTCCACGTCACGGGGCCCGTCGAGGACAACGCTCGCTGCTACCCACCCCCCAGCATGCGTGTCTGTGCCCACCGCCTGGCGCCTGTGGACAACGTGAACAAGCTGCTGCTCATAGACTACGCAGCCCGCCGCCTGGTGGCCTGCGGCAGCATCTGGCAGGGCATCTGCCAGTTCCTGCGCCTGGACGACCTCTTCAAGCTGGGCGAGCCGCACCACCGCAAGGAGCACTACCTCTCGGGGGCCCAGGAGCCGGACTCCATGGCGGGCGTCATCGTGGAGCAGGGCCAGGGGCCCAGCAAGCTGTTCGTGGGCACCGCCGTGGATGGCAAGTCTGAGTACTTCCCCACGCTGAGCTCCCGAAAGCTCATCGGCGACGAGGACGGTGCCGACATGTTCAGTCTGGTGGGTGAGCCCGCCCACCTGCTCGGGCTCTCGCAGGCTGTCcggcccccaacccctcccccacctcccttctcGCCCCTCTGAAGAGCCAGCTCCCGTGCCCTCCTGCCTTCACtctgtcctggctctgcctctggaGCCTTTCTGGCCTGGGGTCCTGTGACCACGTGGGTCGGGGGCAGGGAGATTGTGAGGGAAGACCCCCGGGGGCCATGTTGTGGGCGCAGGGCCAGGCTGGGTGGCGGGGGCCCAGGGGCCACGGTTGGGGAGGTCGAGGGTGGACCTAGGCCTCGTCCCAGGCTGTGTCCTCCACCTGCTCCCCAGGTGTACCAGGACGAGTTCGTCTCCTCTCAGATCAAGATCCCCTCAGACACGCTGTCCTTGTACCCAGCCTTCGACATCTATTACGTCTACGGCTTCGTGAGCGCCTCCTTCGTGTACTTCCTGACACTGCAGCTGGATACCCAGCAGACACTGCTGGACACGGCAGGCGAGAAATTCTTCACGTCCAAGATCGTGCGCATGTGCTCGGGGGACTCGGAGTTCTACTCGTACGTGGAGTTCCCCATCGGCTGCTCCTGGCGCGGCGTGGAGTACCGCCTGGTGCAGAGCGCCCACCTGGCCAAGCCCGGCCTGCTGCTGGCCCAGGCCCTGGGTGTGCCGGCCGACGAGGACGTCCTCTTCACCATCTTCTCTCAGGGCCAGAAGAACCGGGCCAGCCCGCCGCGGCAGACCATCCTCTGCCTCTTTACCCTCAGCAGCATCAACGCCCACATCCGGCGCCGCATCCAGTCCTGCTACCGTGGGGAGGGCACGCTGGCCCTGCCTTGGCTGCTGAACAAGGAGCTGCCCTGTATCAACACCGTGAGCCCTCacccgccccacccctgcccccgggCTGGGCCCTCTGCCCCTTCCTGGGTGTGCGGGGCCAGCCCAGGCGGTCGTATGGCAGCTGATGGGCCGCCGCGTGTGCCAGCCTGGGCTCAGTCTTGGGAACGACAGCTTAGCCCGGGGTCCCCCGCCCCcgtcctcccctccctgcctctgctgcTACCCACCACCTCTCTGTGTGGACCAGCTTGCTCTCCCCGCTGCTGCCTGCTCgcctccctcctcagcccccGATTTCCTGTGGGGTCCTGGGGCAAACAGTTGGTCTTGGCTGGTAAGGAGCGAGCTCCAGATTCTGCTCCCTCCTAGAACGTGGGCTCTCATTGCCTCTGTCCAGCTGGTGCCCCAGGCTCTTACTCACGCGTCCTCCTCCTGTCTCCCCAGCCCATGCAGATAAACGGAAACTTCTGCGGGCTGGTGTTGAACCAGCCGCTGGGCGGCCTGCACGTGATCGAGGGCCTGCCCCTGCTAGCCGACAGTACTGATGGCATGGCCAGTGTGGCTGCCTACCCCTACCAGCAGCACTCTGTGGTCTTCATCGGCACCCGCAGCGGCAGTCTGAAGAAGGTGAGCCCCGGAGCGCTCGGCGTGTGGGCGTCAGGGCGCACTGAGTTGCAGACGAGGGCTGGGGTCAAGAACGTGCGGCTGAGCCCTGCAGCACCTTGGATGGGGCCTGGCCCCTGGGGGAAGGGGGACTTCCCAGGCTGGGGCCCAGGAGCCCAGCTGTGCTCCACGGATGGCCTCTCAGCCACCCATGCTTGCAGTGCCACCGCCCGCCGTGGCCTGAACCGCTGGCTTCCTGTGGCTCTGGGGGCAGACCGGGCCCACCTCCGGTGCTCCCTACTGGGAGAGCAGGAGCCGTCGTTGCTGGGTCCTCAGTCGAATGAACGAGGAGACAAATGTGGACCTAACCCTCCTTGCCCTCTTGTCCCCTCATGGGCACGGGGGCTGCAGTGCCGGCAGGGCCGCAGCTGCTCCTGTTCCAGGGTGTTCTGAAGGGACAGGAGTCAGGACAACTGCCGCATTCCCTTCCTGCTCACCTGGGGGATGTGGGGCTGTCCCTGGGGGCAGGTTTGTGAAGGGAGCCACCGAGCTCTTGGGGCCTGGTCTGCTTCCCTCCTGGTCCCCGTCTTGCATCTGTCACAGCTTTATTGGGGTGTAAGTGCCGTGTCACAACCCCCCCTCCCCGTTTAAAGCATACATCTCAGTGATTTCAGTAAGTCCGCGGAGTTACTCAAGCATAACCGCTATCTCATTCCAGGATGTTGCCATGATCCTAAAAATCCCTTCCCTTTTAGCTTTCACACTTTCCCTGTCCCCCAACTCTGGGCAACGctcatctctgtctctgtgtcctggGAGCTTTTTTGGATTGGCTGTGTCACACCCAAGGGCCTCCAGGGGGCAGCCCTGGCGTCCTCCTTCCCTGGTCTGTGAGAAAGGGGGCGGCGGGCAGGCTGGGTCCCTGGCTCGAGAATAGGACGCCTGGGAGCGTGGGGTGCTGCTGTGGCGTCAGGTGGCTGGTCTCGTGGCCCAGGTACGGGTCGACGGCTCTCAGGAGGCCCACCTGTATGAGACGGTGCCTGTGGTGGACGGCAGCCCCATACTCCGCGACCTGCTCTTCAGCCCCGACCACCGGCACGTCTACCTCCTGAGCGAGAAGCAGGTGGGCCCGACAGGTGGTGCGGCGGGGTGGGACGGGGGTGGGGCGGGTGCTGACACGGCTGCCCCCAGGTGAGCCAGCTCCCGGTGGAGACCTGCGAGCAGTACCCAAGCTGCGCCGCCTGCCTGGGCTCGGGGGACCCGCACTGTGGGTGGTGTGTGCTGCAGCACAGGTGAGGAGCCGCTCGAGTGCCCACTCCCCCGAGCTGTGCCCCTGTggcctccccctccctgcccttctACTTTCTCCAGCTAGCGAGTGGAACCTCTACCCCGAGTGACATCCCTCGGACCCCAGGGGGTGAGGCCGAGGCATGCGGCTGCCTGGTGCCGTGGGCTGGGCCAGCTGTCCCCTCCGTCCCCCCCAGGCCCCCGCTGCACTCCCGCTCCGGGCCTTGCTGGGGCAGCTGTGGGATGGGCCTGGCCTGACCCCGCGCAGATGCTGCCGCCATGGGGCCTGTCCAGGCGCCTCGGCCCCGCGTGGCTTCGCCAAGGAGCTGAGCAAGTGTGTCCAGGTGCGGGTCCGGCCCAACAATGTGTCGGTGACGTCGCCTGGGGTGCAGGTGAGTGGTGCGGAGCGTGCGGGTGTAGAGGCCCGTGCACACGTGTTGGGGGCGCTCCCAGCTCTGGGccctctgcttcctccagctgACCGTGGCCATAAGCAACGTGCCGGACCTCAGTGCGGGCGTGAGCTGTGCCTTCGAGGAGGTGACCGAGAGCGAGGCCGTCCTGCTGCCCTCTGGAGAGTTACACTGTCCCTCGCCTTCCCTGCAGGAGCTCCGGGCTCTCACCCGGGGGCACGGTCAGTGGCTGGGCCGCGGGGGGCAGGGCTGCTCTCTGTCCACGGCTCACGTGTGGCTCCCCTGGGCTCGCTGCAGGGGCCGCGCGCACCGTGCAGCTGCAGCTGCTCTCCAAGGAGAGCGGCGTGAGCTTTGCTGGGGCTGACTTCGTCTTCTACAACTGCAGCGCCCTCCAGTCGTGAGTACCGGCCCCCCGACCCCTGTCCCCGTGTCTCTGTTGCTCGCGGTGTCGGGTAGGCCTCAGGCGGGCCCCGGTGCCTTTTGCCTTTGGCTCCCCGTGTGTCCCGCAGGTGGGACGGTGAGGGGCCAGGCCCGGTCTTCCccgtgatttcttttttttttttttttaacatctttattggggtataattgctttacaatggtgtgttagtttctgctttataacaaagtgaatcagtcatacataaacatatgttcccatatgtcttccctgttgcgtctccctccctcccaccctccctatcccacccctccaggcggtcacaaagcaccgagccaatatccctgtgccatgcggctgcttcccactagctatctaccttactacgtttgttagtgtgtatatgcccatgactctctctcgccctgtcacagctcacccttccccttccccataacctcaagtccgttctctaggttCCCCGTGATTTCTGAAGCCTCTCCCCTCTAGGTGCATGTCCTGCGTCGGCAGCCCTTACCCCTGCCACTGGTGTAAGTACCGCCACGTGTGTACCAGCCACCCCCACGAGTGCTCCTTCCAGGAGGGCAGGGTCCACAGCCCCGAGGTGAGGCGCGCGCCACACGCGAAGGGGCTGGGCTCTTTTCTGCCTTCGGTCTTGGGGTTTTCTTGGAGCCCCCTTAACTGGGGGCCAGCCCAGCTGGCTGATGGGCATTCTCCTCTCAGGGCTGCCCTGAGATCCTGCCCAGCGGGGACCTCCTGATCCCAGCAGGTGTCACGCAGCCTCTCACCCTGCGGGCCAAGAACCTGCCGCAGCCCCAGTCGGGCCAGAAGAACTACGAGTGTGTGGTCCGGGTGCAGGGGCGGCAGCAGCGGGTGCCTGCCGTCCGCTTCAACAGCAGCAGCGTGCAGTGCCAGAACGCCTCGGTGAGGCCCACCCGCCCCGCCTCCCTCGGGGGTCCAGGCTGTGCGGGGCTGGGCGTGGTGCAGATCTGTGCCCAGCAGACTCTTCTAGAAGCCTCAGCTGACAGTGGCCAGGGACCTTCTGAGTCTCCTGCTGGGGATTtctgagctgggggaggggcggtcTGTCACCTTCACTGGGGTCATGCGGGTCCCTCTCCCCCAGTACTCCTATGAAGGTGACGAGTATGGTGACACCGAGCTGGACTTCTCCGTGGTCTGGGATGGAGATTTCCCCATCGACAAGCCCGCTACCTTCCGAGGTGACCGGCGGGATGGGGCCGAGGAGCTCGCCTCCTGGGGCGGAGAAGGCACGTGCTGGGGCCGGGCCCACAGGGGACCCTTCGTCGGGGCCCGTAGCTGCCCCCCAGCGGCGCCTTCTGTGCCCACAGCCCTCCTGTACAAGTGCTGGGCGCAGCGGCCCAGCTGTGGCCTCTGCCTCAAGGCTGACCCTCGCTTCAACTGTGGCTGGTGCATCTCGGAGCATAGGTGCCAGCTGCGGGCCCACTGCCCGGCCCCCAAGACCAACTGGGTGCACCCAAACCAGAAGGGCGCTCGCTGCAGCCACCCCCGCATTGCCCAGGTGGGCCTCCCCACCACCCGCCGCCCTCTGGGTACCCACTGCCTCGGCTCACCCTCCCGCCTCCCCTCCTGCTCCGCAGATCCACCCGCTCATGGGGCCCAAGGAGGGAGGCACCCGGATCACCATCGTGGGCGAGAACCTGGGCCTCACCTCCCGAGACGTGGGCCTGCGGGTGGCCGGCGTGCGCTGCAACTCCATCCCCGCCGAGTACGTCAGTGCCGAGAGGTGAGTGCAGCTGTGCGGGCGCTGGGCCTCCCCGCAGCCTGTGGCCGGGCGCCCGGGCCTGACCTCCGACCTGACCCGACCCCTAGGATCGTGTGTGAGATGGAGGAGTCGCTGGTGCCCAGCCCGCCACCAGGGCCTGCGGAGCTCTGCATCAGCGACTGCTCGGCTGACTTCCGCACGCAGTCTGAGCAGCTCTACAGTTTCGTGGTACGTGGGCTGCccgcccccttccctctcccactccttCCTGGCAGGGGCTGTGGCCTGGCCCTGTTGGGCGCCCGCCGTCTCCCCGCTCCCCTCAGGGCTGCTTCTCCCGTAGACGCCCACGTTCGACCGCGTGAGTCCCAGTCGGGGCCCAGCCTCGGGGGGCACGCGGATCACCATTTCCGGTCATTCTCTGGACGCCGGCAGCAGAGTCACAGTGACCGTGAGAGACGGCGAGTGCCAGTTCGTGAGGTGAGTGTTGCAGGCGGGGGCCGTGGGGCCGGCAGGTGGCAGCCCTGGGCAGCCTGCTCCAAGTCCCCGCTTGCTGGCGTAGGAGGGATGCGGAAGCAATCGTGTGCATCTCGCCTGTCTCCACCCTGGGCCCGAGCCAGGCCTCCATCACCCTGGCCATCGACCGCGCCAACATCTCCAGTCCCGGCGTCCTCTACACCTACACCCAGGACCCCACCGTCACTCGCCTCGAGCCCACCTGGAGCATCATCAAGTAAGGCCCTCGGGAGAATGGGCCTGGCTGgcagaggggaggctgggggccaGGCCTCGCCTGGTGACCAGGTGACCTAGGGTTGGGGAGGCCCTGGGCTCCCATGGCAGCCTCGATAACACTCCAGGGCTGGGCTCAGGGTGGTGGGGAGGAAGCCTGAGGCCCCTCACCCCCATACCTAGTGGAAGCACCTCCATCACCGTGAGTGGGACCCACCTGCTGACGGTCCAGGAGCCCCGGGTCCGGGCCAAGTACCGAGGCATCGAGACCACCAACGTGAGTGCCAGCTGCCGCCATCCCACCCCTGACCCTCTGCCCGCTGTGGCCTCACGTGCTGGGCTGCCCACCTTTGTCCCCACAGACGTGCCAGGTGATCAACGACACCGCCATGCTGTGTAAGGCCCCTGGCATCTTCCTGGGGCGGCCCCAGCCGCAGGCCCAGGGTGAGCACCCTGACGAGTTCGGCTTCCTGCTGGACCACGTGCAGACGGCCCGTTCCCTCAACCGGTCCTCCTTCACCTACTACCCCGACCCCAGCTTCGAGCCACTTGGGCCCTCTGGGGTCCTGGATGTCAAACCTGGCTCCCACGTAGTGCTGAAGGTGCCAGTGTGGTGGGCGCCTagggcgggaggggcggggcggtggGGAGCCCTGGCCAGCAGCGCTCTCCATCTGCAGGGCAAGAATCTGATCCCTGCGGCGGCCGGCAGCTCCCGCCTCAACTACACGGTGCTGATCGGGGGCCAGCCGTGCACGCTCACCGTCTCGGACACGCAACTCCTGTGCGACTCCCCCAGCCAGACGGGCCGGCAGCCGGTCATGGTGGGtagggggcagggaggctgccAGAGCAGCCTGGGGCGGGGGTGCGGGTCAGCTTACGGCGCCTGTCCCTGCAGGTGCTGGTGGGCGGCCTGGAGTTCTGGCTGGGCACCCTGCACATCACGGCCGACCGGGCGCTGAGCCTGCCGGCCGTGGTGGGGCTGGCGGCGGGGGGCGCGCTTCTGCTGCTGGCCATCACTGCCGTGCTGGTCGCCTACAAACGCAAGACTCAGGATGCCGACCGCACGCTCAAGCGCCTCCAGCTCCAGATGGACAACTTGGAATCCCGGGTGGCCCTGGAATGCAAGGAAGGTGCCTGcatgagggtgggggtggggcaggtggcaggggctccctcctccctctctgctcaCTGTCTCTCACCGGCCCTCCCCAGCCTTCGCTGAGCTGCAGACAGACATCAACGAGCTGACGAACCACATGGATGGCGTGCAGATCCCCTTCCTGGACTACCGGACCTACGCCGTGCGCGTGCTCTTCCCGGGCATCGAGGCCCACCCAGTGCTCAAGGAGCTGGATGTGAGTGCCCCCTGTTGCCTGCCCATGCCCTGTCACCCCCAGGGCCACCTCCACCGTCTGAGATGCcctgtccccc is from Orcinus orca chromosome X, mOrcOrc1.1, whole genome shotgun sequence and encodes:
- the PLXNA3 gene encoding plexin-A3 isoform X1, with translation MPAVGLLLLFLLAVGRALGGSTPFPAFSVTDTSLTHLAVHRVTGEVFVGAVNRVFKLAPNLTELRVHVTGPVEDNARCYPPPSMRVCAHRLAPVDNVNKLLLIDYAARRLVACGSIWQGICQFLRLDDLFKLGEPHHRKEHYLSGAQEPDSMAGVIVEQGQGPSKLFVGTAVDGKSEYFPTLSSRKLIGDEDGADMFSLVYQDEFVSSQIKIPSDTLSLYPAFDIYYVYGFVSASFVYFLTLQLDTQQTLLDTAGEKFFTSKIVRMCSGDSEFYSYVEFPIGCSWRGVEYRLVQSAHLAKPGLLLAQALGVPADEDVLFTIFSQGQKNRASPPRQTILCLFTLSSINAHIRRRIQSCYRGEGTLALPWLLNKELPCINTPMQINGNFCGLVLNQPLGGLHVIEGLPLLADSTDGMASVAAYPYQQHSVVFIGTRSGSLKKVRVDGSQEAHLYETVPVVDGSPILRDLLFSPDHRHVYLLSEKQVSQLPVETCEQYPSCAACLGSGDPHCGWCVLQHRCCRHGACPGASAPRGFAKELSKCVQVRVRPNNVSVTSPGVQLTVAISNVPDLSAGVSCAFEEVTESEAVLLPSGELHCPSPSLQELRALTRGHGAARTVQLQLLSKESGVSFAGADFVFYNCSALQSCMSCVGSPYPCHWCKYRHVCTSHPHECSFQEGRVHSPEGCPEILPSGDLLIPAGVTQPLTLRAKNLPQPQSGQKNYECVVRVQGRQQRVPAVRFNSSSVQCQNASYSYEGDEYGDTELDFSVVWDGDFPIDKPATFRGDRRDGAEELASWGGEGTCWGRAHRGPFVGARSCPPAAPSVPTALLYKCWAQRPSCGLCLKADPRFNCGWCISEHRCQLRAHCPAPKTNWVHPNQKGARCSHPRIAQIHPLMGPKEGGTRITIVGENLGLTSRDVGLRVAGVRCNSIPAEYVSAERIVCEMEESLVPSPPPGPAELCISDCSADFRTQSEQLYSFVTPTFDRVSPSRGPASGGTRITISGHSLDAGSRVTVTVRDGECQFVRRDAEAIVCISPVSTLGPSQASITLAIDRANISSPGVLYTYTQDPTVTRLEPTWSIINGSTSITVSGTHLLTVQEPRVRAKYRGIETTNTCQVINDTAMLCKAPGIFLGRPQPQAQGEHPDEFGFLLDHVQTARSLNRSSFTYYPDPSFEPLGPSGVLDVKPGSHVVLKGKNLIPAAAGSSRLNYTVLIGGQPCTLTVSDTQLLCDSPSQTGRQPVMVLVGGLEFWLGTLHITADRALSLPAVVGLAAGGALLLLAITAVLVAYKRKTQDADRTLKRLQLQMDNLESRVALECKEAFAELQTDINELTNHMDGVQIPFLDYRTYAVRVLFPGIEAHPVLKELDTPPNVEKALRLFGQLLHSRAFVLTFIHTLEAQSSFSMRDRGTVASLTMVALQSRLDYATGLLKQLLADLIEKNLESKNHPKLLLRRTESVAEKMLTNWFTFLLHKFLKECAGEPLFLLFCAIKQQMEKGPIDAITGEARYSLSEDKLIRQQIDYKTLTLHCVCPESEGSAQVPVKVLNCDSITQAKDKLLDAVYKGIPYSQRPRAEDMDLEWRQGRMARIILQDEDVTTKIECDWKRVNSLAHYQVTDGSLVALVPKQVSAYNMANSFTFTRSLSRYESLLRTASSPDSLRSRAPMITPDQETGTKLWHLVKNHDHADHREGDRGSKMVSEIYLTRLLATKGTLQKFVDDLFETVFSTAHRGSALPLAIKYMFDFLDEQADQRQIGDPDVRHTWKSNCLPLRFWVNVIKNPQFVFDIHKSSITDACLSVVAQTFMDSCSTSEHRLGKDSPSNKLLYAKDIPSYKSWVERYYRDIAKMASISDQDMDAYLVEQSRLHASDFNVLSALSELYFYVTKYRQEVLTALDRDASCRKQKLRQKLEHIIGLASSNS
- the PLXNA3 gene encoding plexin-A3 isoform X4, whose protein sequence is MPAVGLLLLFLLAVGRALGGSTPFPAFSVTDTSLTHLAVHRVTGEVFVGAVNRVFKLAPNLTELRVHVTGPVEDNARCYPPPSMRVCAHRLAPVDNVNKLLLIDYAARRLVACGSIWQGICQFLRLDDLFKLGEPHHRKEHYLSGAQEPDSMAGVIVEQGQGPSKLFVGTAVDGKSEYFPTLSSRKLIGDEDGADMFSLVYQDEFVSSQIKIPSDTLSLYPAFDIYYVYGFVSASFVYFLTLQLDTQQTLLDTAGEKFFTSKIVRMCSGDSEFYSYVEFPIGCSWRGVEYRLVQSAHLAKPGLLLAQALGVPADEDVLFTIFSQGQKNRASPPRQTILCLFTLSSINAHIRRRIQSCYRGEGTLALPWLLNKELPCINTPMQINGNFCGLVLNQPLGGLHVIEGLPLLADSTDGMASVAAYPYQQHSVVFIGTRSGSLKKVRVDGSQEAHLYETVPVVDGSPILRDLLFSPDHRHVYLLSEKQVSQLPVETCEQYPSCAACLGSGDPHCGWCVLQHRCCRHGACPGASAPRGFAKELSKCVQVRVRPNNVSVTSPGVQLTVAISNVPDLSAGVSCAFEEVTESEAVLLPSGELHCPSPSLQELRALTRGHGAARTVQLQLLSKESGVSFAGADFVFYNCSALQSCMSCVGSPYPCHWCKYRHVCTSHPHECSFQEGRVHSPEGCPEILPSGDLLIPAGVTQPLTLRAKNLPQPQSGQKNYECVVRVQGRQQRVPAVRFNSSSVQCQNASYSYEGDEYGDTELDFSVVWDGDFPIDKPATFRALLYKCWAQRPSCGLCLKADPRFNCGWCISEHRCQLRAHCPAPKTNWVHPNQKGARCSHPRIAQIHPLMGPKEGGTRITIVGENLGLTSRDVGLRVAGVRCNSIPAEYVSAERIVCEMEESLVPSPPPGPAELCISDCSADFRTQSEQLYSFVTPTFDRVSPSRGPASGGTRITISGHSLDAGSRVTVTVRDGECQFVRRDAEAIVCISPVSTLGPSQASITLAIDRANISSPGVLYTYTQDPTVTRLEPTWSIINGSTSITVSGTHLLTVQEPRVRAKYRGIETTNTCQVINDTAMLCKAPGIFLGRPQPQAQGEHPDEFGFLLDHVQTARSLNRSSFTYYPDPSFEPLGPSGVLDVKPGSHVVLKGKNLIPAAAGSSRLNYTVLIGGQPCTLTVSDTQLLCDSPSQTGRQPVMVLVGGLEFWLGTLHITADRALSLPAVVGLAAGGALLLLAITAVLVAYKRKTQDADRTLKRLQLQMDNLESRVALECKEAFAELQTDINELTNHMDGVQIPFLDYRTYAVRVLFPGIEAHPVLKELDTPPNVEKALRLFGQLLHSRAFVLTFIHTLEAQSSFSMRDRGTVASLTMVALQSRLDYATGLLKQLLADLIEKNLESKNHPKLLLRRTESVAEKMLTNWFTFLLHKFLKECAGEPLFLLFCAIKQQMEKGPIDAITGEARYSLSEDKLIRQQIDYKTLTLHCVCPESEGSAQVPVKVLNCDSITQAKDKLLDAVYKGIPYSQRPRAEDMDLEWRQGRMARIILQDEDVTTKIECDWKRVNSLAHYQVTDGSLVALVPKQVSAYNMANSFTFTRSLSRYESLLRTASSPDSLRSRAPMITPDQETGTKLWHLVKNHDHADHREGDRGSKMVSEIYLTRLLATKGTLQKFVDDLFETVFSTAHRGSALPLAIKYMFDFLDEQADQRQIGDPDVRHTWKSNCLPLRFWVNVIKNPQFVFDIHKSSITDACLSVVAQTFMDSCSTSEHRLGKDSPSNKLLYAKDIPSYKSWVERYYRDIAKMASISDQDMDAYLVEQSRLHASDFNVLSALSELYFYVTKYRQEVLTALDRDASCRKQKLRQKLEHIIGLASSNS
- the PLXNA3 gene encoding plexin-A3 isoform X7, coding for MPAVGLLLLFLLAVGRALGGSTPFPAFSVTDTSLTHLAVHRVTGEVFVGAVNRVFKLAPNLTELRVHVTGPVEDNARCYPPPSMRVCAHRLAPVDNVNKLLLIDYAARRLVACGSIWQGICQFLRLDDLFKLGEPHHRKEHYLSGAQEPDSMAGVIVEQGQGPSKLFVGTAVDGKSEYFPTLSSRKLIGDEDGADMFSLVYQDEFVSSQIKIPSDTLSLYPAFDIYYVYGFVSASFVYFLTLQLDTQQTLLDTAGEKFFTSKIVRMCSGDSEFYSYVEFPIGCSWRGVEYRLVQSAHLAKPGLLLAQALGVPADEDVLFTIFSQGQKNRASPPRQTILCLFTLSSINAHIRRRIQSCYRGEGTLALPWLLNKELPCINTPMQINGNFCGLVLNQPLGGLHVIEGLPLLADSTDGMASVAAYPYQQHSVVFIGTRSGSLKKVRVDGSQEAHLYETVPVVDGSPILRDLLFSPDHRHVYLLSEKQVSQLPVETCEQYPSCAACLGSGDPHCGWCVLQHRCCRHGACPGASAPRGFAKELSKCVQVRVRPNNVSVTSPGVQLTVAISNVPDLSAGVSCAFEEVTESEAVLLPSGELHCPSPSLQELRALTRGHGAARTVQLQLLSKESGVSFAGADFVFYNCSALQSCMSCVGSPYPCHWCKYRHVCTSHPHECSFQEGRVHSPEGCPEILPSGDLLIPAGVTQPLTLRAKNLPQPQSGQKNYECVVRVQGRQQRVPAVRFNSSSVQCQNASYSYEGDEYGDTELDFSVVWDGDFPIDKPATFRGDRRDGAEELASWGGEGTCWGRAHRGPFVGARSCPPAAPSVPTALLYKCWAQRPSCGLCLKADPRFNCGWCISEHRCQLRAHCPAPKTNWVHPNQKGARCSHPRIAQIHPLMGPKEGGTRITIVGENLGLTSRDVGLRVAGVRCNSIPAEYVSAERIVCEMEESLVPSPPPGPAELCISDCSADFRTQSEQLYSFVTPTFDRVSPSRGPASGGTRITISGHSLDAGSRVTVTVRDGECQFVRRDAEAIVCISPVSTLGPSQASITLAIDRANISSPGVLYTYTQDPTVTRLEPTWSIINGSTSITVSGTHLLTVQEPRVRAKYRGIETTNTCQVINDTAMLCKAPGIFLGRPQPQAQGEHPDEFGFLLDHVQTARSLNRSSFTYYPDPSFEPLGPSGVLDVKPGSHVVLKGKNLIPAAAGSSRLNYTVLIGGQPCTLTVSDTQLLCDSPSQTGRQPVMVLVGGLEFWLGTLHITADRALSLPAVVGLAAGGALLLLAITAVLVAYKRKTQDADRTLKRLQLQMDNLESRVALECKEAFAELQTDINELTNHMDGVQIPFLDYRTYAVRVLFPGIEAHPVLKELDTPPNVEKALRLFGQLLHSRAFVLTFIHTLEAQSSFSMRDRGTVASLTMVALQSRLDYATGLLKQLLADLIEKNLESKNHPKLLLRRTESVAEKMLTNWFTFLLHKFLKECAGEPLFLLFCAIKQQMEKGPIDAITGEARYSLSEDKLIRQQIDYKTLTLHCVCPESEGSAQVPVKVLNCDSITQAKDKLLDAVYKGIPYSQRPRAEDMDLEWRQGRMARIILQDEDVTTKIECDWKRVNSLAHYQVTDGSLVALVPKQVSAYNMANSFTFTRSLSRYELAPHGQQP